A portion of the Lolium rigidum isolate FL_2022 chromosome 1, APGP_CSIRO_Lrig_0.1, whole genome shotgun sequence genome contains these proteins:
- the LOC124677459 gene encoding thylakoid lumenal 19 kDa protein, chloroplastic-like produces MTMFASLFSPSPLLTTTVSSSSSAASSQQPPSAPQSVNVRLPAPRPFATTLAAAAATGLLLLSPAAPLHAEAKFKTYYGTAASAANYGGYGGNASKKDAAEYVYDVPEGWKERLVSKVEKGTNGTDSEFFNPRKRSEREYLTFLSGFRKLAPVGAVLDNLALSDVGLQDQISSADGVTSTERKDEDGQVYYEYEVAGAGAHSLISVTCARNKLYAHFVTAPNPEWGRDEAVLRRLHQSFKTVDFSGQD; encoded by the coding sequence ATGACCATGTTCGCCTCGCTCTTCTCCCCTTCCCCTCTCCTCACCAccaccgtctcctcctcctcgtcggctgcCTCCTCCCAGCAGCCACCTTCGGCGCCGCAGTCTGTAAATGTGAGGCTCCCGGCGCCCAGGCCGTTCGCCACCACGCTGGCCGCGGCCGCCGCAACCGGCCTCCTATTgctgtctcccgcggcgccattgcACGCGGAGGCGAAGTTCAAGACGTACTACGGcacggcggcgagcgcggcgaaCTACGGCGGGTACGGCGGGAACGCGAGCAAGAAGGACGCGGCGGAGTACGTGTACGACGTCCCTGAGGGGTGGAAGGAGCGGCTGGTGTCCAAGGTGGAGAAGGGCACCAACGGCACGGACAGCGAGTTCTTCAACCCGCGCAAGCGCTCCGAGCGGGAGTACCTCACCTTCCTCTCCGGCTTCCGCAAGCTGGCCCCCGTCGGCGCCGTGCTCGACAACCTCGCCCTCTCCGACGTCGGGCTGCAGGACCAGATCTCGTCGGCGGACGGCGTGACGTCGACGGAGCGTAAAGACGAGGACGGGCAGGTGTACTACGAGTACGAggtggccggcgccggcgcgcacAGCCTCATCTCCGTCACGTGCGCCCGGAACAAGCTGTACGCGCACTTCGTCACGGCGCCCAACCCGGAGTGGGGGCGCGATGAGGCCGTGCTCCGCCGCCTGCACCAGTCGTTCAAGACCGTCGACTTCAGCGGCCAAGATTGA